From the Carettochelys insculpta isolate YL-2023 chromosome 27, ASM3395843v1, whole genome shotgun sequence genome, one window contains:
- the JUND gene encoding transcription factor JunD — METPFYHDDVLSGFGSGSAQSRGSSGLPPPFPGGSMMKKDGLGLGLSDQVVATLKAPGQAPHSLRGAAGEGASGGGEGPALLGSADLGLLKLGSPELERLIIQNGLVTTTPTSGQFLYPKAAASEEQEFAEGFVKALEDLHKQNQLGAGGGAPGDLPSAAGLAQPEPPVYANLSSYAGPAASYGPESGPYAPPPSLGGAPPHPRLQPPPLKDEPQTVPEAPSFGESPPLSPIDMDTQERIKAERKRLRNRIAASKCRKRKLERISRLEEKVKSLKSQNSELASTASLLREQVAQLKQKVLSHVNSGCQLLPQTQPQVPAY; from the coding sequence ATGGAAACACCCTTCTACCATGATGATGTGTTGAGCGGCTTCGGCAGCGGCTCGGCCCAGTCCCGCGGCAGCAGCGGcctccccccgcccttccccGGCGGCAGCATGATGAAGAAGGACGGGCTCGGCCTGGGGCTCAGCGACCAGGTGGTGGCCACCCTGAAGGCGCCCGGCCAGGCGCCCCACTCGCTGCGCGGCGCGGCCGGCGAGGGGGCCTCGGGCGGTGGCGAGGGCCCGGCCCTGCTGGGCTCGGCCGACCTGGGGCTGCTCAAGCTGGGCTCGCCCGAGCTGGAGCGGCTCATCATCCAGAACGGGCTGGTCACCACCACGCCGACCAGCGGCCAGTTCCTCTACCCCAAGGCGGCGGCCAGCGAGGAGCAGGAGTTCGCCGAGGGCTTCGTCAAGGCGCTGGAGGACCTGCACAAGCAGAACCAGCTGGGGGCCGGCGGGGGCGCGCCCGGGGACCTGCCTTCCGCCGCCGGCCTGGCCCAGCCGGAGCCGCCGGTCTACGCCAACCTGAGCAGCTACGCGGGCCCCGCCGCCAGCTACGGCCCCGAGAGCGGCCCCTACGCGCCGCCCCCCAGCCTAGGGGGCGCCCCGCCGCACCCGCGCCTCCAGCCGCCGCCGCTCAAGGACGAGCCGCAGACCGTGCCCGAGGCGCCCAGCTTCGGCGAGAGCCCGCCGCTGTCGCCCATCGACATGGACACGCAGGAGCGCATCAAGGCGGAGCGCAAGCGGCTGCGCAACCGCATCGCCGCCTCCAAGTGCCGCAAGAGGAAGCTGGAGCGCATCTCGCGGCTGGAGGAGAAGGTGAAGAGCCTCAAGAGCCAGAACAGCGAGCTGGCCTCCACCGCCAGCCTGCTGCGCGAGCAGGTGGCGCAGCTCAAGCAGAAGGTGCTGAGCCACGTCAACAGCGGCTGCCAGCTCCTGCCGCAGACGCAGCCGCAGGTGCCGGCCTACTGA